The Cydia pomonella isolate Wapato2018A chromosome 22, ilCydPomo1, whole genome shotgun sequence genomic interval agctTTCTACTGTAAACTGTTAGCATCatacaaagaatacaatacaatatgcaTACAATATACatccaataatatgtatatatattcatCATTTAACCTTACTATGTAATGTATTATATTAATACTAGGTAGCTACAAGAACACAAGTCTTGTCTAAAATACATTTTGGGCAAAACTTATACAATTGAGAGACCAAGGAATTTTAGCCCAGCGAGCACAATACATAATAATCTAAGCAAAACTCGCAGGTCATCTGTGCATGGCTGCCACCTGCTCATTAATCTCGGCTAAGACTTGTGCTGACTTGAGAATATTCTCAAACTGGTACCCCATGTGGACTCCAATCAGGTTCATCTTCTTAAGGTTCTCTTCGGCGCCCTCCATAAGGTTCTCGGACGCTACGAACTCACGAGCAGCTTTAGTCAAGAGCTGTAATGTCATATTTGAGTAAGTTT includes:
- the LOC133530388 gene encoding BLOC-1-related complex subunit 7; amino-acid sequence: MTSASSSSARSLFAESKQRLAERVQVNMNNISSLTRQIQRGSRSNELLTKAAREFVASENLMEGAEENLKKMNLIGVHMGYQFENILKSAQVLAEINEQVAAMHR